In the Acomys russatus chromosome 13, mAcoRus1.1, whole genome shotgun sequence genome, one interval contains:
- the C3ar1 gene encoding C3a anaphylatoxin chemotactic receptor: protein MEPFLADTNSTDLHSPPLLKPQDILSVVILALTCLLGLPGNGLVLWVAGLKMRRTVNTVWFLHLTLADFLCCLSLPFSLAHLILRGHWPYGLFLCKLIPSIIVLNMFASVFLLTAISLDRCLMVHRPIWCQNHRNVRTAFIICGCVWVVAFVMCVPVFVYRDLFVTGNHSKCSYNFYSPGSFDYLDYMYNPMLPESNSTVNPTAQQTGKMDDRSGPSSFPAHDLHETATTALRAQTFRRSLEDSFLLYAGRLPSQQPHYGVEPPSVLEPVAPSGFPVEDRKTNTRNADAFLSVHMQLSSTSSSSHLYHPELSYDFQDDYLSQFMYDNHMSAPLVAITITRLVVGFLVPFFIMVACYSLIVFRMRKTNFTKSRSKTFRVALVVVTVFFVCWTPYHIVGVLFLIPDPDSPLKEAAITWDNMSIALASANSCFNPFLYALLGKDFRKKARQSIKGVLEAAFSEELTHSTSCTQDKASSKRYNMSTDV, encoded by the coding sequence CTGGGTGGCTGGCCTAAAGATGAGGCGAACCGTGAACACAGTTTGGTTTCTCCATCTCACCCTGGCCGACTTCCTCTGCTGCCTCTCCCTGCCCTTCTCCTTGGCTCACTTGATTCTCCGAGGACACTGGCCCTACGGCTTGTTCCTATGCAAACTTATCCCATCCATCATCGTCCTCAACATGTTTGCCAGTGTCTTTTTACTTACTGCCATTAGCCTGGACCGCTGTCTGATGGtacacaggccaatctggtgccAGAACCATCGGAACGTGAGGACAGCCTTCATCATCTGTGGATGTGTTTGGGTGGTGGCCTTCGTGATGTGTGTACCCGTATTTGTATACCGTGATCTGTTTGTTACAGGCAATCATAGCAAATGTAGCTATAACTTTTACTCCCCCGGGTCATTTGATTATTTGGACTACATGTACAATCCAATGCTACCAGAAAGCAATTCTACTGTCAACCCCACTGCTCAGCAAACTGGAAAAATGGATGACAGGTCAGGTCCTTCCTCATTCCCAGCACATGATCTCCATGAGACAGCTACCACTGCCCTCCGGGCACAAACATTCCGAAGATCTCTCGAAGATTCATTCCTTCTATATGCAGGGAGACTACCTAGTCAACAACCCCATTATGGTGTAGAGCCTCCTAGTGTGCTCGAACCTGTCGCACCCAGTGGGTTTCCTGTTGAAGATCGCAAAACCAACACACGCAACGCCGATGCTTTTCTCTCTGTTCATATGCAGCTTTCCTCTACTTCTTCAAGCAGTCATTTATACCACCCTGAGCTGTCATATGATTTCCAGGATGATTACTTGAGCCAATTCATGTATGACAATCATATGTCAGCACCTCTGGTGGCGATAACCATCACAAGGCTGGTGGTGGGCTTCCTGGTGCCCTTCTTCATCATGGTAGCTTGTTACAGCCTCATTGTCTTCCGAATGCGAAAAACCAACTTCACCAAGTCTCGGAGTAAGACCTTTCGGGTTGCCCTAGTGGTGGTGACTGTCTTTTTTGTCTGCTGGACTCCATACCATATCGTTGGAGTCCTGTTTCTGATTCCTGACCCAGACAGTCCGTTGAAGGAAGCTGCGATAACCTGGGACAACATGTCCATTGCTTTAGCATCTGCCAATAGCTGCTTCAACCCCTTCCTTTATGCCCTCTTGGGGAAAGACTTTAGGAAGAAAGCAAGACAGTCCATAAAGGGTGTTCTGGAGGCAGCCTTCAGTGAAGAGCTCACGCACTCTACCAGCTGTACCCAGGACAAGGCTTCTTCAAAAAGATACAATATGAGTACCGATGTGTGA